From Mycolicibacterium nivoides, a single genomic window includes:
- a CDS encoding Lrp/AsnC family transcriptional regulator, protein MTSPSSEAKDDLDDIDRILLTALQKDGRIGYAELGELVGLTAGGARKRFKRLQDRGILQIVGVTDPLRLGYRSMAMVGIVADGDVEAIAAALNDVDDVIYVVLAAGRYDLLVEVIATDQPSMLEVINRKIRPIPGVARAETFPYYGIRTHRFEWGVR, encoded by the coding sequence ATGACCTCACCGTCTTCTGAGGCTAAAGATGACCTCGACGATATCGATCGCATCTTGCTGACCGCCCTACAGAAGGACGGTCGCATCGGCTACGCGGAGTTGGGTGAGCTGGTCGGCCTCACCGCGGGCGGTGCGCGGAAGCGGTTCAAGCGCCTGCAGGACCGTGGGATTCTGCAGATCGTCGGTGTCACCGATCCGCTCCGGCTCGGTTATCGCAGTATGGCGATGGTGGGCATCGTTGCTGATGGTGATGTCGAGGCCATTGCGGCGGCTCTCAACGATGTGGACGACGTCATTTACGTAGTCCTCGCGGCGGGACGCTATGACCTTCTGGTCGAAGTCATCGCGACCGATCAACCATCCATGCTCGAAGTGATCAATCGGAAGATCCGCCCTATTCCGGGAGTCGCTCGCGCTGAGACGTTCCCTTACTACGGAATTCGCACCCACCGGTTCGAGTGGGGCGTCCGCTAG
- a CDS encoding polyamine ABC transporter substrate-binding protein, which produces MFNDGSHGFSAQVSTSGFNRRRFLGGGAAAAAAAVVGPALLAACGSNAAPGSAPAAAPADDGAPATGILRVSNWPLYIADGFVAEFQKASGLTVDYREDYNDDEEWFSKTREPLSRHQSIGCDLVIPSETIAARLHRLGWLNDIRESRWPNKKNLQPGLLNANIDPGRKFTAPYMSGMVGIAYNRAATGRDITKIDDLWDPAFKGKVSMLSDVQDSLGMVMLSQGNSPETPTSETVQKAADVVREQQEAGQIRRFTGNDYASDLAAGNIAVAQAYSGDIVQLQKDNPDLEFIIPESGGTLTMQSMVIPYTAENQKAAEAWIDYVYDRPNYAKLVVFTRYIPVLTDMTDDLNKLDPSAAANPLINPPQSTLDRVKQWPALSDEQTKEFASTYAAITGG; this is translated from the coding sequence ATGTTCAACGACGGCAGCCACGGATTCTCGGCACAGGTTTCGACCAGCGGCTTCAACCGCCGGCGCTTCCTCGGCGGCGGTGCGGCCGCAGCCGCGGCAGCCGTAGTGGGTCCGGCACTGCTGGCAGCATGCGGGTCCAATGCGGCCCCAGGCTCCGCACCGGCCGCGGCGCCCGCAGATGACGGCGCCCCGGCTACCGGCATCCTGCGGGTATCCAACTGGCCGCTGTACATCGCCGACGGCTTCGTCGCCGAGTTTCAGAAGGCCTCGGGTCTGACGGTCGACTACCGCGAGGACTACAACGACGACGAGGAATGGTTCTCGAAAACCCGGGAACCGCTGTCTCGCCACCAGTCCATCGGCTGCGATTTGGTGATCCCCTCGGAAACCATCGCCGCACGCCTGCATCGGCTGGGATGGCTCAACGACATCCGGGAATCGCGCTGGCCCAACAAGAAGAACCTCCAACCCGGTCTGCTCAACGCGAACATCGACCCCGGCCGTAAGTTCACCGCACCGTACATGTCCGGCATGGTCGGAATCGCCTACAACCGGGCCGCGACCGGCCGGGATATCACCAAGATCGACGATCTGTGGGATCCGGCGTTCAAGGGCAAGGTCAGCATGCTGTCCGACGTTCAGGACAGTTTGGGCATGGTCATGTTGTCCCAGGGCAACTCTCCTGAGACTCCCACCAGTGAGACCGTTCAGAAGGCTGCCGATGTGGTCCGCGAGCAGCAGGAGGCAGGACAGATCCGGCGGTTCACCGGGAACGACTACGCCAGTGATCTTGCCGCGGGCAACATCGCTGTCGCACAGGCCTATTCCGGCGATATCGTGCAGCTGCAGAAAGACAACCCGGACTTGGAGTTCATCATCCCGGAGTCGGGTGGGACGCTGACGATGCAGAGCATGGTGATCCCGTATACCGCGGAGAACCAAAAGGCTGCCGAGGCGTGGATCGACTACGTGTACGACAGGCCTAACTACGCGAAACTGGTTGTGTTCACCCGCTATATCCCGGTACTCACGGATATGACCGACGACCTCAACAAACTCGACCCCAGCGCCGCCGCCAACCCGCTGATCAACCCGCCGCAATCGACGCTCGACCGCGTGAAGCAGTGGCCCGCGCTCAGCGACGAGCAGACCAAGGAGTTCGCGAGCACGTACGCGGCGATCACCGGGGGCTGA
- a CDS encoding helix-turn-helix domain-containing protein has protein sequence MEAPRAGGTVMFESVVNFAAGTAVHTGVHSIRRTSLHRHPGVVEIAYALRGGLRVQVSCETFELEPGDFAVINAGDPHLLSGSADNVTALVHIDLAQFHSVDPFVQQIIFACESFDLPRYCHQEALMRGMLLDLVGSAMQSADIDPGRARAVGDELVRLLCTGYSLENYYNREAAPRAGQREKFLTILGFVREHLDRRDVLELTAAALHYSKSYVSHLVKDVAAVSFSDLLGFLRVSRAELLLLTTDDTMLDIAAACGFSDVKYFTRTFVDWFHRSPMEYRKRCAPDILRDSDIGEVPVASAAALVRDHRRHVASPAEQPRLSVTPLLLKNIGSRMDLFDAVRSHRQDLIPSRPLHADPPSGRPHLVPIRVEMSDLEDGHLVNGLPSFEQIHATACLVLGFSTKAATLALVDALAQRLPDTGQVPVWLTYGAIHDRGSVDEVVAHADAVHGLQIQAIFIP, from the coding sequence ATGGAGGCGCCCCGCGCGGGCGGCACGGTGATGTTCGAGTCGGTCGTCAATTTCGCTGCGGGCACAGCGGTGCACACCGGCGTGCATTCGATCCGGCGCACCAGCCTGCACAGACACCCCGGTGTCGTCGAGATCGCCTATGCGCTGCGGGGCGGGTTACGCGTCCAGGTCAGCTGCGAGACGTTCGAACTGGAACCCGGCGACTTTGCGGTCATCAATGCGGGCGATCCGCATCTCCTCAGCGGATCGGCCGACAATGTCACCGCACTCGTCCACATCGACCTCGCGCAGTTCCATTCCGTGGATCCATTTGTCCAACAGATCATCTTCGCCTGCGAGTCGTTCGACCTTCCGCGCTACTGCCATCAGGAGGCGTTGATGCGGGGCATGCTGCTCGACCTCGTCGGCAGCGCAATGCAATCCGCGGACATCGACCCGGGGCGGGCCCGTGCGGTGGGCGACGAATTGGTGCGCCTGTTGTGCACCGGCTACTCATTGGAGAACTACTACAACCGTGAGGCTGCTCCTCGGGCGGGACAGCGTGAAAAGTTCCTCACCATCCTCGGTTTCGTACGCGAGCATCTGGATCGGCGCGATGTCCTGGAACTGACAGCAGCGGCGCTGCACTACTCGAAATCCTATGTGTCGCATCTGGTCAAGGATGTCGCGGCGGTCAGCTTCAGTGATCTGCTCGGATTTCTGCGGGTGTCGCGAGCCGAGTTGCTGTTGCTGACGACCGATGACACCATGCTGGACATCGCCGCGGCCTGCGGGTTCTCCGACGTCAAGTACTTCACCCGGACGTTTGTGGATTGGTTCCACCGGTCCCCGATGGAATACCGGAAGCGCTGCGCGCCAGACATCCTGCGGGACAGCGACATCGGCGAAGTGCCGGTCGCCTCGGCGGCAGCTCTCGTGCGTGACCACCGACGGCACGTCGCCTCGCCGGCAGAACAACCGCGGTTGAGCGTCACGCCGCTGCTGCTGAAGAACATCGGCTCGCGGATGGATCTGTTCGATGCAGTCCGCTCACACCGGCAGGACCTGATTCCCAGCCGTCCGCTGCACGCGGACCCGCCGAGCGGTCGGCCTCACCTGGTGCCGATCAGAGTCGAAATGTCGGATCTGGAAGACGGCCATCTGGTGAACGGTCTTCCCTCGTTCGAACAGATCCATGCCACCGCATGCCTGGTCTTGGGATTCTCGACAAAGGCGGCCACCCTCGCCCTCGTCGACGCGTTGGCGCAGCGACTGCCTGACACCGGGCAAGTCCCCGTCTGGTTGACGTACGGCGCCATCCATGACCGGGGCAGCGTCGACGAGGTCGTTGCCCACGCGGACGCGGTGCACGGCCTGCAGATCCAGGCGATCTTCATCCCGTGA
- a CDS encoding metal-dependent hydrolase family protein produces MNVEKNFALLSVTVVDGRGGDPVPDQAVVVRGGRIESIVAMTQYRRCDEITELDLDGHYVMPGLIDAHVHLSGGRAQIDDQELGVIAEPKLMRAVRSVYEAQQLLKRGFTTVRDISWNGLYLKRLFFEQQIPGPKVIACGPGLTRTGGHADLFQFTPEYVRENGVWGLVADGHDEIVKAVRFLLREGADAIKIWASGGDNWPHDRNADVHYSLDEMRAAVEEAHRQKGTIVLCHAENREAIQMAVDAGCDTIEHGEDIDEQLARQMARQGTILVPTLQLIVNWYRDFIPVGEAAQPKVRPDAFLYRDHYHHHDEEFGEEYSKRAVESFQTAKAAGVKIALGSDTVYEPLTKYGEYSALEFRALVQHGLTTSEAITAATQTGSEAVGMSHVLGTLEPGKLADLLVLRRDPTEDPMVIYDASNIYLTFCDGRLTVENGQFVW; encoded by the coding sequence GTGAATGTCGAGAAAAACTTCGCTCTGCTGTCAGTGACAGTGGTCGACGGCCGCGGCGGAGATCCTGTCCCGGATCAAGCCGTGGTGGTCCGGGGTGGACGGATCGAATCGATCGTCGCGATGACGCAGTATCGGCGCTGCGACGAGATCACCGAACTGGACCTCGACGGCCACTACGTCATGCCGGGCCTCATCGACGCTCACGTCCATCTGTCCGGCGGCCGCGCGCAGATCGACGATCAAGAACTCGGGGTGATCGCCGAGCCGAAGTTGATGCGGGCGGTGCGCTCGGTTTATGAGGCACAGCAACTGCTCAAGCGCGGGTTCACAACAGTCCGCGACATCTCCTGGAACGGCCTGTACCTCAAGCGGTTGTTCTTCGAACAGCAGATCCCCGGGCCCAAGGTCATCGCTTGCGGCCCAGGCCTTACCCGCACCGGTGGCCACGCCGACCTGTTCCAGTTCACCCCCGAGTATGTACGGGAGAACGGCGTGTGGGGCCTGGTGGCCGATGGCCACGACGAGATAGTCAAGGCCGTCCGCTTCCTGCTCCGTGAAGGCGCTGATGCGATCAAGATCTGGGCGAGTGGTGGGGACAACTGGCCGCACGACCGCAATGCCGATGTGCACTACTCCCTGGATGAGATGCGGGCTGCCGTGGAGGAGGCACACCGGCAGAAGGGCACGATCGTGCTGTGTCACGCCGAGAATCGCGAGGCGATCCAGATGGCGGTCGACGCCGGCTGCGACACCATCGAGCACGGCGAGGACATCGATGAACAACTCGCTCGCCAGATGGCGAGGCAGGGCACGATTCTGGTGCCCACACTGCAGCTGATCGTCAACTGGTATCGGGACTTCATCCCGGTCGGCGAGGCCGCCCAACCCAAGGTTCGTCCCGATGCGTTTCTCTACCGCGACCACTACCACCACCACGACGAGGAGTTCGGCGAGGAGTACAGCAAGCGCGCGGTCGAGAGTTTCCAGACCGCTAAGGCCGCGGGAGTCAAGATCGCGCTGGGTTCCGACACCGTCTACGAGCCTCTTACCAAGTACGGCGAATACAGCGCGCTCGAATTCCGTGCGCTGGTCCAACACGGGCTGACCACCAGCGAGGCCATCACCGCGGCAACGCAGACGGGTTCGGAGGCCGTTGGAATGTCGCACGTGCTCGGTACCCTCGAACCGGGCAAGCTCGCAGACCTGCTGGTGCTGCGGCGGGACCCGACTGAGGACCCCATGGTCATCTACGACGCCTCGAACATCTACCTGACCTTCTGCGACGGCAGGCTGACGGTGGAGAACGGTCAGTTCGTTTGGTAG
- a CDS encoding APC family permease, with protein sequence MAIEDQQGHDVTLKRVLTLRYLVVFGLAYLAPTVVFNYYGIITSLTGGMMALAYVITTVVMCFTAYSYANMVKAFPVAGSAYTYVQKAVNPWLGFFTGWVMLVDYLLLPMVCYLLVGIYLNEFVPAVPVAVWVVAAATLGAWTNIVGVKVTGRINTVIIAAQVLFSVALIGLIGFYVARGGGSGTLFSPTALFNAQTFDSGNVLLAASILAVSFLGFDAVSTMAEETVEPAKTVPRAIMIVPIAAGIGFAIISYFTQIAWPSANTEISNPDAGIFELLTRVGGNALSTVFLVTDNLASLICAMAGLAAASRILYGMGRDGALPRRFFGSLNPRFRTPVNNIVLTSLIALSAVFYADNLTGAASLMSFGALTGFVLVNYSVINHYFVRNRRRHGSDLLRFLILPGIGVVVSLLLWLNVDSSAKLLGLSWLALGVVYIGFTTKGFRNPPVALRLEDATGEDPEDNRTPLQEATTS encoded by the coding sequence ATGGCGATCGAAGACCAGCAGGGGCACGACGTAACGCTCAAGCGAGTGCTCACTCTGCGGTATCTGGTGGTCTTCGGATTGGCCTATCTGGCACCGACGGTCGTCTTCAATTACTACGGCATCATCACCAGCCTGACTGGTGGAATGATGGCGCTGGCGTACGTGATCACCACTGTCGTCATGTGTTTCACCGCCTACAGCTACGCCAACATGGTCAAGGCGTTTCCGGTGGCAGGCTCGGCGTACACCTATGTGCAGAAAGCGGTCAACCCGTGGCTCGGGTTCTTCACCGGCTGGGTCATGCTGGTGGATTATCTGCTGCTGCCGATGGTCTGCTACCTGCTGGTCGGCATCTATCTGAACGAGTTCGTGCCCGCCGTGCCGGTCGCGGTCTGGGTTGTCGCAGCCGCCACGCTCGGAGCGTGGACGAACATCGTCGGGGTCAAGGTCACCGGGCGGATCAACACCGTGATCATCGCCGCCCAGGTGCTGTTCTCGGTGGCGCTGATCGGCCTGATCGGCTTCTACGTGGCGCGCGGCGGCGGCAGCGGGACGTTGTTCTCGCCCACCGCGCTGTTCAACGCCCAAACCTTCGACTCCGGCAATGTGTTGCTGGCGGCATCCATCCTTGCGGTGTCGTTCCTCGGATTCGACGCCGTGTCCACCATGGCAGAAGAGACCGTCGAGCCGGCCAAGACGGTGCCGAGAGCCATCATGATCGTCCCGATCGCTGCGGGCATCGGGTTCGCCATCATCTCGTACTTCACCCAGATCGCCTGGCCGAGCGCCAATACCGAGATCTCAAACCCGGACGCCGGGATCTTCGAACTCCTGACCAGGGTCGGCGGAAACGCGTTGTCCACCGTCTTCCTCGTGACCGACAATCTCGCCAGCCTCATCTGTGCCATGGCCGGATTGGCTGCTGCGTCGCGCATCCTCTACGGGATGGGCCGTGACGGTGCGCTGCCGCGGCGTTTCTTCGGCTCGCTCAACCCGCGCTTCCGTACGCCCGTGAACAACATCGTGCTGACCTCGCTGATAGCGCTGAGCGCCGTGTTCTACGCAGACAACCTCACTGGTGCAGCATCTTTGATGAGCTTCGGTGCCCTCACCGGATTCGTGCTCGTCAACTACTCGGTGATCAATCACTACTTCGTCCGCAATCGACGGCGGCATGGTTCGGACCTGCTGCGGTTCCTGATCCTGCCGGGCATCGGTGTCGTCGTGAGCCTGCTGCTCTGGCTCAACGTCGACTCCTCGGCCAAGTTGCTCGGGTTGAGCTGGCTAGCGCTGGGCGTCGTGTATATCGGCTTCACCACCAAGGGGTTTCGGAATCCTCCGGTCGCGCTCCGTCTGGAGGACGCCACCGGTGAAGACCCAGAAGACAACCGCACACCGCTACAGGAGGCCACTACATCGTGA
- a CDS encoding amino acid permease produces the protein MVLGSPERIADSTGTPSRASEHDVLNRGFSFRAALSLAFADISPIVALYAIFALGLFAAGPRFFWAFPIVLCGQLLVALVFGELASRFPYAGSVYQWARHAKGTTWGWTAAWAYIWGLTLTLSTMAYAAAGFILEVFGISEPDRWVLSAVAIGVIGFTTAANMIGRQVLKVMIVASIICEIVGSVVLGTVLLLFHRVNPVSTLFEGLPGDHGSMLSTMLVAVAFVGWAFLGFESAGSIAEEVENPERNVPKAIVFALLLVGVIVMYSAVAVILAIPDMSAVLTEQSGDPVSATLTAQLGSSIAKPLLLMFVIGFMSACLAVQSAVSRAVYGMARDRALPGAAVLSKLAGPERMPICAIGLTAVVAGAFLLFAGSDLYNVLVNFSVMGPYIAFAVPVFAAALTRLAGRWVPGAFTLGRWGAPVTYAAAAWLAFEVINVLWPRTQPGQPWFVNWSMVISLVSLGILGAAVYAKCRDRITVPVGERVGAEAAEKQEP, from the coding sequence GTGGTACTTGGCAGCCCGGAGCGTATTGCCGACAGTACGGGGACGCCGTCCCGCGCGAGCGAACACGATGTCCTCAACCGCGGCTTCAGCTTCCGGGCTGCGCTGTCACTGGCGTTCGCCGACATCTCCCCGATCGTGGCCCTGTACGCGATCTTCGCGCTCGGCCTGTTCGCCGCCGGCCCCCGATTCTTCTGGGCCTTCCCGATCGTGCTGTGCGGTCAGTTGCTCGTCGCGCTGGTGTTCGGTGAGTTGGCGTCACGGTTCCCCTATGCGGGCAGTGTCTACCAGTGGGCACGGCACGCGAAAGGTACGACCTGGGGCTGGACGGCGGCGTGGGCGTACATCTGGGGCCTGACCCTGACCTTGTCCACAATGGCTTACGCCGCAGCGGGATTCATCCTCGAGGTGTTCGGCATCAGCGAGCCCGATCGGTGGGTGCTCAGCGCGGTGGCGATCGGCGTCATCGGCTTCACCACGGCAGCCAACATGATCGGCCGCCAGGTCCTCAAGGTCATGATCGTCGCGAGCATCATCTGCGAGATCGTCGGCTCGGTCGTGCTGGGCACCGTGCTGTTGCTCTTCCACCGCGTCAATCCGGTCTCGACTCTCTTCGAGGGCCTCCCGGGCGATCACGGCAGCATGTTGAGCACGATGCTCGTCGCGGTCGCCTTCGTGGGATGGGCGTTCCTGGGCTTCGAGTCCGCGGGGTCGATCGCCGAGGAGGTGGAGAACCCGGAGCGCAACGTACCGAAGGCGATTGTCTTCGCGCTGCTGCTGGTCGGCGTCATCGTGATGTACTCCGCGGTCGCAGTCATCCTCGCGATCCCGGACATGTCGGCGGTGCTCACGGAGCAGAGCGGTGACCCGGTGTCGGCGACTCTGACGGCGCAGCTCGGTTCGTCCATCGCCAAGCCGCTGCTGCTGATGTTCGTCATCGGCTTCATGTCCGCCTGCCTGGCGGTGCAGTCGGCGGTCTCCCGTGCCGTCTACGGGATGGCCCGCGACCGGGCGCTGCCGGGAGCCGCGGTGCTGTCGAAGCTCGCCGGCCCCGAGCGGATGCCGATCTGTGCGATCGGCCTGACGGCGGTGGTCGCCGGGGCCTTCCTGCTGTTCGCCGGGTCGGATCTGTACAACGTCCTGGTCAATTTCTCGGTGATGGGCCCCTACATCGCCTTCGCGGTGCCCGTCTTCGCCGCCGCCCTTACCCGGCTGGCCGGGCGCTGGGTCCCCGGCGCCTTCACCCTGGGCCGCTGGGGCGCACCGGTCACCTACGCGGCGGCGGCCTGGCTGGCCTTCGAGGTCATCAACGTGCTGTGGCCGCGCACGCAGCCCGGGCAGCCGTGGTTCGTCAACTGGAGCATGGTCATCTCACTGGTGAGCCTCGGCATCCTGGGTGCCGCCGTGTATGCGAAGTGCCGGGACCGGATCACCGTGCCTGTCGGTGAACGGGTCGGTGCCGAAGCGGCCGAGAAACAGGAGCCGTAA